In Halobacteriovorax marinus SJ, the following proteins share a genomic window:
- a CDS encoding NAD(P)-dependent oxidoreductase, with protein MKVGIFSEKIMNLYREGSFSFDAIKLDGVEDERITEMNSLIVGSLKNDVVEKCAKLEDIFIPFTGRNGFDENFINERGINIHSTSIHAKFVAERALSLGLSLLGRIVEYDQKLREGRWSRRNFDDRTSWDSMFNKRVGIFGYGEIGKCIANLVAPFNCEVRALSRSTKENVINTSSLTELVESSDIIFICVPLTDETRGVIDKSILDLMRDKILINIARGSIVNEEDLFNSLKEKSLLGYGSDVWFNYPDRESDEAMPSRFPIQNERVVMTPHCGGFAIGAERMRYLDTLRQVEEVFLQN; from the coding sequence ATGAAAGTTGGAATTTTTTCAGAAAAAATAATGAATTTATATAGAGAGGGAAGCTTTTCTTTTGATGCTATCAAACTTGATGGAGTGGAAGATGAGCGAATTACTGAGATGAACTCTCTAATTGTTGGCTCTCTTAAGAATGATGTCGTAGAAAAGTGCGCTAAACTAGAAGATATATTTATCCCTTTTACTGGGCGCAATGGTTTTGATGAAAACTTTATAAATGAGAGGGGAATAAATATTCACTCTACTAGTATCCACGCTAAGTTTGTCGCTGAGAGAGCGCTCTCTCTCGGATTATCCCTGCTTGGACGAATTGTTGAATATGATCAAAAGCTTAGAGAGGGAAGGTGGTCTCGAAGAAACTTTGATGATCGTACTTCATGGGACTCGATGTTTAATAAGAGAGTCGGAATATTTGGCTATGGAGAGATTGGAAAGTGTATTGCAAATTTAGTTGCTCCATTTAATTGTGAGGTACGCGCACTTTCAAGAAGTACGAAAGAGAACGTTATAAATACTAGCTCACTAACTGAGTTAGTGGAGAGTTCTGATATTATTTTTATTTGTGTGCCTCTAACTGATGAGACTAGGGGAGTGATTGATAAAAGTATTTTAGACCTCATGAGAGATAAGATTTTAATCAATATTGCAAGAGGATCAATCGTTAACGAAGAAGATCTCTTTAATTCCCTTAAAGAGAAAAGCCTCTTGGGTTATGGTTCAGATGTTTGGTTTAATTATCCTGATAGAGAGAGTGATGAGGCAATGCCGAGCCGTTTTCCAATCCAGAATGAGAGAGTTGTGATGACGCCTCATTGTGGTGGTTTTGCCATAGGGGCCGAGCGCATGAGATACCTCGACACCTTAAGGCAAGTAGAAGAAGTCTTCTTACAAAATTAG
- a CDS encoding L,D-transpeptidase family protein — protein MAHRFTLATYAVVLFALSDSSLALFSNYRFGLTPKWIRQCEKAQKKEVDHLLGDLNGCNSKGYMGYKDDLSYYSVMDEDGTYTFNGIRSVHVVVTDVKLDRKAPDYGSCTSKMCYRAYVYINGDENTGNHIATWVTSPGRPWYDGSGGNYTPESLYVYQNNPMENQNENGYFHLQQDGEMGLGGDVTDRIPGYFVMDHYRNTENEDMPWATFYHLGIAFHSSKYVSGSIDSHGCTRLKHIEAKKMNFLARHVKRNFTVETRYTDRSRF, from the coding sequence ATGGCCCATCGTTTTACTCTTGCAACTTATGCAGTGGTTTTATTCGCCCTTTCAGACTCTTCTTTAGCACTCTTTTCAAATTATAGATTTGGTCTCACTCCAAAATGGATCAGACAATGTGAAAAGGCCCAGAAAAAAGAGGTCGATCACCTACTTGGCGATTTAAACGGATGTAACTCTAAAGGCTATATGGGCTACAAAGACGATCTGTCTTATTACTCAGTAATGGATGAAGACGGAACATATACATTCAATGGTATTAGGAGCGTTCACGTTGTTGTTACGGATGTAAAGCTAGATAGAAAAGCTCCTGACTACGGTTCTTGTACATCTAAAATGTGCTATAGGGCCTATGTTTATATAAATGGTGATGAGAATACTGGTAACCATATCGCAACTTGGGTCACGAGCCCAGGTAGACCATGGTACGATGGTTCAGGCGGAAACTACACACCTGAGTCTCTCTATGTTTATCAAAATAATCCAATGGAAAATCAAAATGAGAATGGATACTTCCACCTCCAACAAGATGGAGAGATGGGACTTGGTGGAGATGTAACTGATCGTATTCCAGGCTACTTTGTTATGGATCACTATAGAAATACAGAGAATGAAGATATGCCTTGGGCCACTTTCTATCACTTGGGAATTGCTTTTCACTCTTCAAAGTATGTGAGTGGAAGCATTGACTCTCACGGCTGTACACGCCTTAAGCATATAGAAGCAAAGAAGATGAATTTCTTAGCAAGACACGTAAAGAGAAACTTCACTGTTGAAACACGCTATACTGATAGAAGTCGTTTCTAG
- a CDS encoding ASCH domain-containing protein has protein sequence MKKYPAISIVSPNGENIARGIKTIEVRSWKPTIDLNTDLVIVENEIFLRGLGQTDPNARAVAIVKIRNIREFTEDDIQAACASYWQEGYYSWELYDIRPLSTKPKVMAKRGIYEVSI, from the coding sequence ATGAAGAAGTACCCTGCGATCTCTATCGTCTCACCTAATGGAGAAAATATTGCCAGAGGAATCAAGACTATTGAAGTTAGATCATGGAAACCAACAATTGATCTAAATACTGATCTCGTCATTGTTGAGAATGAAATCTTTCTTCGAGGTCTTGGTCAAACAGATCCAAATGCAAGGGCTGTCGCCATCGTAAAGATTAGGAATATTAGAGAATTTACTGAAGACGATATTCAAGCGGCCTGTGCCTCATATTGGCAAGAGGGATATTACTCTTGGGAGCTCTATGATATCCGCCCCCTTAGCACTAAACCAAAGGTTATGGCCAAGAGAGGGATATACGAGGTCTCAATCTAA
- a CDS encoding NAD(P)-dependent alcohol dehydrogenase, whose product MKTIGYAAHGVSEELVPYHFERRELRSNDVSIEILFSGICHSDLHTINGDWGEQPYPLIPGHEIIGKVVGVGADVKTFKVGDHVGVGCMVDSCQECKQCKGHEEQFCSNGFTATYGSKDRVDGSITQGGYSKHIVVREEFVVNVPKQLDISKAAPILCAGITTYSPLKKWNVTKGTRVGVIGLGGLGHMGVKLAVAMGAEVTVITRSKDKLESAKAIGAKGILVSTDASAMEKASNSFDFILDTVPVKHDFNIYTPLLDIDGSLVVVGQIGAMEEPQTLPLIFGRRRISGSLIGGVKETQEVLDFCAEHGILPEVETITALEINKAWESLQKSNPAHRYVIDMNSLNL is encoded by the coding sequence ATGAAGACAATCGGCTACGCTGCTCACGGAGTGAGTGAAGAGTTAGTTCCATACCATTTTGAAAGAAGAGAGCTGCGCTCAAATGATGTCAGTATTGAAATCCTATTTAGTGGAATTTGTCATTCTGACTTACACACAATAAATGGTGACTGGGGAGAGCAGCCTTATCCGCTCATTCCTGGGCATGAAATTATAGGAAAAGTTGTTGGAGTTGGCGCTGATGTGAAGACTTTTAAAGTTGGTGATCACGTTGGTGTTGGCTGTATGGTAGATAGTTGCCAAGAGTGTAAGCAGTGTAAGGGCCATGAAGAGCAATTCTGTAGTAATGGCTTTACTGCGACCTACGGTTCAAAGGATAGAGTCGATGGAAGCATCACTCAAGGTGGTTACTCCAAGCATATCGTTGTAAGAGAAGAGTTTGTTGTAAACGTTCCAAAGCAGTTAGATATCTCTAAGGCCGCTCCAATTCTATGTGCAGGAATTACAACGTACTCGCCACTAAAGAAGTGGAATGTGACTAAGGGAACAAGAGTGGGAGTTATTGGTCTTGGTGGACTTGGACACATGGGAGTAAAGCTTGCAGTGGCCATGGGTGCTGAGGTAACAGTAATCACAAGGTCAAAGGATAAGCTTGAGAGTGCAAAGGCAATTGGAGCAAAAGGAATACTTGTCTCAACAGATGCCTCTGCAATGGAGAAGGCCTCAAATAGCTTTGATTTTATTTTAGATACAGTTCCTGTAAAGCATGACTTCAATATCTATACACCTCTTTTAGATATTGATGGCTCTCTAGTTGTTGTTGGGCAAATTGGTGCAATGGAAGAGCCTCAGACTCTACCTCTGATCTTTGGAAGAAGAAGAATTTCAGGCTCTCTTATTGGAGGAGTTAAAGAAACTCAAGAAGTCTTGGACTTCTGTGCAGAACATGGAATCCTTCCTGAAGTTGAGACCATCACTGCTTTGGAAATTAATAAGGCGTGGGAGAGTTTACAAAAGAGTAATCCAGCACACCGTTATGTTATTGATATGAATTCACTTAATCTCTAA
- a CDS encoding XRE family transcriptional regulator, whose product MLALSMHIEGVKMVIPKEKELKSISKKLTRTQGTLMLPNNPTPLEKFRWDICQMFLKYKIEHNLTQKELAERIGIDKAKMSKILRHRIDEFSTDRLIKLFFIVEPNLTLEVC is encoded by the coding sequence ATGTTGGCGTTATCAATGCATATAGAAGGAGTTAAGATGGTCATCCCTAAAGAGAAAGAATTAAAAAGTATTTCTAAGAAACTCACTCGCACCCAAGGGACATTGATGCTCCCAAATAACCCTACTCCACTTGAAAAATTTAGATGGGATATTTGCCAGATGTTTTTGAAGTACAAAATCGAGCACAACTTAACTCAAAAAGAATTGGCCGAAAGGATTGGCATAGATAAAGCGAAGATGAGTAAGATTTTAAGACATAGGATAGATGAGTTTTCAACAGATAGACTGATTAAACTTTTCTTTATAGTTGAACCAAACTTAACTTTAGAGGTTTGCTAA
- a CDS encoding SOS response-associated peptidase family protein, producing MCFSVQIDKNIKNLAARFHSQIDVAAFHQLKNMREYANALGPDEFKKVMGLKRVPKGELFKTPEDDGRVYPGVFAPVIVLENNKRVIRPMRYRVRPAHSKEEIPSKYNVFNARVDSLEKRKTWEGLFMRSHGLFPFIKFFEWVSDKGDKRLINFSPEDYEIMWAPCLYDFWQSEDKNIFFHSFALITDDPPKEIEQMGHDRCPIFLEENMIDAWLSPERKSREEIYQILGKAHRPHYEYEWAG from the coding sequence ATGTGCTTTAGCGTTCAAATTGATAAAAATATAAAGAATCTTGCTGCAAGATTTCACTCCCAAATCGATGTGGCCGCCTTCCATCAATTAAAGAATATGAGAGAGTATGCAAACGCTCTAGGGCCAGATGAGTTCAAAAAAGTGATGGGATTAAAGAGAGTGCCCAAGGGAGAGTTATTTAAAACACCTGAAGACGATGGAAGAGTTTATCCTGGAGTATTTGCACCGGTGATCGTTTTAGAAAATAATAAACGAGTGATTAGACCCATGCGCTACCGTGTTCGACCAGCACACAGTAAGGAGGAGATTCCTTCTAAGTACAATGTCTTCAATGCAAGAGTTGACTCCCTAGAGAAGAGGAAAACTTGGGAAGGACTTTTCATGAGAAGTCACGGACTCTTTCCCTTTATCAAATTCTTTGAGTGGGTAAGTGATAAAGGAGATAAGAGATTAATCAACTTCTCGCCAGAGGATTATGAAATCATGTGGGCACCTTGCCTCTACGATTTTTGGCAGAGTGAAGATAAGAATATTTTCTTTCATTCTTTTGCCCTTATCACAGATGATCCCCCTAAAGAAATAGAGCAAATGGGACACGACCGTTGTCCAATATTTCTTGAAGAGAATATGATAGATGCTTGGCTAAGCCCAGAGAGAAAATCAAGAGAAGAGATTTATCAAATTCTTGGAAAAGCACACCGCCCACATTATGAATACGAGTGGGCAGGTTAG
- a CDS encoding LexA family protein → MNIIQVFKPKFNEQQKGLPLYCGELSCGLFGISDDFVESYLSLDELFMRNRESTFFVRASGDSMLPEIKNGDILIVDRSYKVLDQSIVAVFHNGNPLCKKFLQRENHILLRSLNKKYSDIQICDDDELQVFGVVIGVARDFRK, encoded by the coding sequence GTGAATATTATCCAAGTTTTTAAACCTAAATTCAATGAACAGCAAAAAGGCCTCCCCCTTTACTGTGGAGAGCTCTCCTGTGGCCTCTTTGGAATTAGTGACGACTTTGTCGAGAGCTATCTCTCCTTGGATGAGCTCTTTATGCGCAACCGAGAGTCAACTTTCTTTGTGCGCGCAAGCGGGGACTCCATGCTTCCTGAGATAAAGAATGGAGATATTCTCATAGTGGATCGATCCTATAAGGTTTTGGATCAATCCATTGTCGCCGTTTTTCACAATGGCAATCCACTATGTAAGAAGTTTTTGCAAAGAGAGAATCATATTCTCCTTCGATCACTTAATAAGAAGTACTCAGATATCCAAATTTGTGATGATGACGAGCTTCAGGTTTTTGGAGTTGTGATCGGAGTGGCAAGGGACTTTAGAAAATGA
- a CDS encoding Y-family DNA polymerase, producing the protein MKELSFALIDCNSFYCSCERIFRPELEGRPVIVLSNNDGCAIARTPEAKALGIKMGDPFFKIKKFCEENEVSVFSSNFALYTNISSRVMNTIIKECAKVQVYSVDEAFADFSGIENKREFGLHLKTIIKENIGIPVGVGIGPTKVLAKLANHIAKKSTKAGGVVDLSEQKWQDVALKMTPIEDVWGIGRASASKLSSLGIRSAYDFKVFKDEKLIKRVFTKVGLQIKHELMGIPCFDFEMDIAAKKEIMCSRTFGNNLQTLKDLKESMANYISSAAQKMRGQNSMCTELSIFARTNPHTNAPQFYLYQRAKLVNPTSDTRKLIAEAFELLERSFKEGYQYRKAGVKLSNFHSSDELQIDLFSPADSLLDIKLMNTIDHINSLEGDGAIKLGACGISDRAWRMNREYKSPRYTTSWDELPKFM; encoded by the coding sequence ATGAAAGAGCTCTCCTTTGCTCTTATCGATTGCAATTCTTTCTACTGCTCCTGCGAGCGCATCTTTCGCCCGGAGCTAGAGGGTAGGCCAGTGATTGTTCTCTCCAATAATGATGGTTGTGCCATTGCCAGAACTCCTGAAGCCAAGGCACTTGGAATAAAAATGGGAGACCCCTTTTTTAAAATAAAGAAGTTCTGCGAAGAAAATGAAGTTAGTGTATTTTCTTCCAATTTTGCTCTCTATACAAATATCTCCTCCAGAGTGATGAATACGATCATCAAAGAGTGCGCCAAGGTTCAAGTCTATTCTGTAGATGAAGCCTTTGCCGACTTTTCAGGAATAGAGAATAAGAGGGAGTTTGGCCTTCACTTAAAGACAATCATTAAAGAGAATATTGGTATTCCAGTTGGAGTAGGCATTGGCCCAACTAAGGTTCTGGCAAAGCTTGCTAATCATATTGCAAAGAAGTCTACTAAAGCAGGGGGCGTTGTAGATTTAAGTGAGCAGAAGTGGCAAGATGTCGCTCTCAAGATGACTCCTATTGAAGATGTTTGGGGCATTGGACGGGCCAGTGCAAGCAAACTCTCCTCTCTAGGAATACGCAGTGCCTATGATTTTAAAGTCTTCAAGGATGAAAAACTAATTAAGCGTGTCTTTACCAAGGTAGGACTTCAGATAAAGCATGAGTTGATGGGTATTCCATGCTTTGACTTTGAAATGGATATTGCAGCTAAAAAAGAGATTATGTGCTCTCGAACTTTTGGCAATAATTTGCAAACACTCAAAGATCTAAAAGAGTCTATGGCAAATTATATTAGTAGTGCAGCTCAAAAAATGAGAGGACAAAATTCCATGTGCACAGAGCTCTCTATCTTTGCGCGAACAAATCCCCACACTAACGCCCCTCAATTCTATCTCTATCAACGAGCCAAACTTGTAAATCCAACGAGTGATACGAGAAAGCTTATTGCCGAGGCCTTTGAACTCTTAGAGAGAAGCTTTAAAGAGGGTTATCAGTACCGAAAAGCAGGAGTAAAACTATCTAATTTTCACTCTAGCGATGAACTTCAAATTGATCTCTTCTCTCCCGCAGACTCTCTACTAGATATTAAACTCATGAATACTATTGATCATATCAATTCACTAGAGGGAGATGGAGCAATTAAGCTTGGGGCCTGTGGTATTAGCGATAGAGCGTGGCGAATGAATCGAGAGTATAAGTCTCCTCGCTACACAACTTCATGGGATGAGCTTCCTAAATTTATGTAG
- a CDS encoding 2Fe-2S iron-sulfur cluster-binding protein: MSLNKVEIDGQANSVEVEDGKHLSEVLDATNSPILFGCRTGICGTCLIQVQEGMENTSAPCEDEREFLEIVAEGDSTMRLACKVKTSGNIKIKYIGK; the protein is encoded by the coding sequence ATGTCGCTTAATAAAGTAGAGATCGATGGACAGGCAAACTCTGTCGAAGTAGAGGACGGCAAGCACTTGAGTGAAGTACTTGATGCTACCAACTCACCTATCCTCTTTGGTTGTAGAACGGGAATTTGTGGGACTTGTCTAATTCAAGTGCAAGAGGGAATGGAAAATACTTCTGCTCCCTGTGAAGATGAGCGAGAGTTCTTAGAGATTGTGGCCGAAGGTGACTCGACAATGAGACTTGCCTGCAAAGTAAAAACAAGCGGCAATATAAAAATCAAATATATTGGAAAGTAG
- a CDS encoding aromatic ring-hydroxylating dioxygenase subunit alpha, translating into MESEKKINFKNFWYIACESKELGKNQVLARTILDEWIALFRGDDGAPVALQDRCIHRNSQLSKGWVKDGQLQCSYHGWTFDKVGKLTGIPSEGPNQKKVGSRCAKSYECIEQDGFIFIRLEKNENLDIPPHRMPHYGEKGWQTVRLFNVFKNSVINCAENYIDVPHTVFVHDKIFRDALDEKVTTKVQRKDGAVHIEYIGETDNLGWFSWFLNPKKEPITHIDHYYMPNITSVQYIFGKKEFWITSQCIPINDELTWVWTDLTYKFGPIGVLAKPIVAFQGQKVIEQDIVALDNQMEVIKKYGENFSNATADIIHVFIESIYNAIKEGKDPRELAEKNNEVTFWI; encoded by the coding sequence TTGGAAAGTGAGAAGAAAATTAACTTTAAGAATTTTTGGTATATCGCCTGCGAATCAAAAGAGCTTGGAAAAAATCAAGTACTAGCTAGAACAATTCTAGATGAATGGATAGCTCTTTTTAGAGGAGATGACGGCGCACCAGTGGCGCTGCAAGACCGCTGTATCCATAGAAATAGTCAGCTCTCAAAGGGCTGGGTAAAAGATGGACAACTACAATGTAGTTATCATGGTTGGACATTTGATAAAGTTGGTAAATTAACAGGAATCCCATCTGAGGGTCCCAATCAAAAAAAAGTAGGATCTCGCTGTGCTAAGTCCTATGAGTGTATAGAGCAAGATGGATTTATATTCATCCGATTAGAGAAGAATGAAAACCTCGACATTCCACCCCACAGAATGCCTCACTATGGAGAGAAAGGCTGGCAGACGGTCAGACTTTTCAATGTCTTTAAAAATAGCGTTATTAACTGCGCAGAAAATTACATTGATGTCCCTCACACGGTATTTGTTCACGACAAAATATTTAGAGACGCACTAGATGAAAAGGTCACAACAAAAGTGCAAAGAAAAGACGGTGCAGTTCATATTGAATATATTGGAGAAACGGATAATCTAGGTTGGTTCTCTTGGTTTTTAAATCCTAAGAAAGAGCCAATTACTCACATAGATCACTACTACATGCCAAATATAACTTCAGTACAATACATCTTTGGAAAGAAAGAATTTTGGATCACAAGCCAATGTATTCCAATTAATGATGAATTAACTTGGGTATGGACAGATTTAACTTATAAGTTTGGCCCTATTGGAGTTTTAGCAAAGCCTATTGTCGCCTTTCAAGGGCAGAAAGTAATAGAACAAGATATCGTGGCCCTTGATAATCAAATGGAAGTCATCAAGAAATATGGAGAGAACTTCTCAAACGCTACAGCAGATATTATCCATGTCTTTATTGAGTCCATTTACAATGCCATAAAAGAGGGAAAAGACCCTAGAGAGTTGGCGGAAAAGAATAATGAGGTTACCTTTTGGATATAA
- a CDS encoding sterol desaturase family protein: MDIKWWIELSIFSSLVLFTAYDSERRERLLKKKFDDWFCDLINLTIQGTIVPLIQVYFIVKVLKLTLPNFESTWQIGITGAIFLNLIIVDYVYYLTHKALHKDRWWGLHLLHHSVTDFDIFASARNTIWTTFIFPYVWLNSIFYFFIDNKKAYLVCASITAMLDLWRHSKLAPKIKGPIFNFLSLILITPHEHSWHHSKGVSKKNFGANLCIWDKLHGTYHNNPRFPKEMGYPIKSDLKTKLLNPFKLKRENS; the protein is encoded by the coding sequence TTGGATATAAAGTGGTGGATTGAGCTCAGCATTTTTTCTTCATTAGTCCTCTTCACCGCTTATGATAGTGAGAGAAGGGAGAGATTGTTAAAGAAGAAATTCGATGACTGGTTTTGCGATCTAATCAATTTAACAATCCAAGGAACCATTGTTCCCTTAATTCAAGTATACTTTATCGTTAAAGTACTAAAGCTCACACTTCCAAACTTTGAAAGCACATGGCAAATAGGTATCACTGGTGCCATATTCTTAAATTTAATAATTGTAGACTATGTCTATTATCTCACTCACAAAGCTCTACACAAAGATCGCTGGTGGGGCCTCCATCTACTCCACCACTCAGTTACTGACTTTGATATCTTTGCTAGTGCTAGAAATACAATTTGGACTACGTTTATATTTCCTTATGTATGGCTAAATTCAATATTCTACTTCTTTATTGATAATAAGAAAGCTTATCTTGTGTGTGCATCAATTACAGCGATGCTAGATCTGTGGAGGCATTCTAAGTTAGCTCCAAAAATAAAGGGGCCTATCTTTAATTTCCTCTCGCTAATTCTTATTACTCCCCATGAACATAGTTGGCATCACTCTAAAGGAGTCTCAAAGAAGAACTTTGGCGCGAACCTATGTATTTGGGATAAGCTTCACGGAACCTATCACAATAATCCACGCTTTCCTAAAGAGATGGGTTATCCAATAAAATCGGACTTAAAAACTAAGCTTCTAAATCCTTTTAAGCTAAAGAGAGAAAATTCATGA
- a CDS encoding acyltransferase translates to MTMWSRIFALFPLCHMAIILGSIYYFVLCPSFFAPALVFSAIYLFPLLCFRVLNFITPIEEGVSDILNDRFSPWWASHQIQTLFIAVPSLEAILKIIPGAFSLWLRMWGSKVGRGIYWTPGSCHYDRNLLEIEDGVIFGERSTTVCHVITPKDGKGLLRIKKIKIGKRAFIGAGSVLSPGVEVDEAVMIRAGSEIYPMRRVTKDGEVKIND, encoded by the coding sequence ATGACTATGTGGAGTAGAATATTCGCACTCTTTCCCCTCTGTCATATGGCCATTATCTTGGGCTCTATTTATTACTTTGTCCTATGCCCAAGCTTCTTTGCCCCAGCACTGGTTTTTAGTGCTATCTACTTATTCCCTCTTCTATGCTTTAGAGTTCTTAATTTCATCACTCCAATAGAAGAAGGTGTAAGTGATATATTAAATGATCGCTTTTCGCCGTGGTGGGCCTCACACCAGATTCAGACACTCTTTATTGCAGTGCCTTCACTAGAGGCCATTCTAAAAATAATACCTGGGGCCTTTTCACTTTGGCTCCGAATGTGGGGCTCAAAAGTAGGAAGAGGTATCTACTGGACACCCGGTTCGTGTCACTACGATAGAAACCTACTTGAAATTGAAGATGGTGTCATTTTTGGGGAGAGATCCACAACTGTTTGCCATGTCATCACTCCTAAAGATGGAAAAGGACTCCTTAGAATTAAGAAAATTAAAATTGGAAAGAGGGCCTTTATTGGAGCAGGCAGTGTCCTAAGTCCAGGAGTTGAAGTTGATGAAGCAGTCATGATTAGAGCGGGAAGTGAGATCTATCCAATGAGAAGAGTGACTAAAGACGGGGAAGTTAAAATTAATGATTAG
- a CDS encoding GH3 family domain-containing protein — MIRSFLSSLFQYLYILLFSSKYENFLKSLKNPKETQLNTLEDILEIYNHSPISKDCKVKTLEEFKALPIRDYNEMESEIKNNLLYPRPFTKFEKTSGSSGKNKMIPYPESLLRSFRNLFIIWSIDILKNIKFKTLVFYFSISPQFKESPDDGAMSTDREYLGAFLSTIGHSFFIEIPNLERVKDSLEFKMLLSLHLISNRKLEIISIWSPSFMTELWSFILENQDEISRALSKGKYESWSFTPIQLKEFSPKSCFPSLKFISTWGSQNAIYHYDKLKTIFKDITIQKKGLLATEAPITIPIFEAKGFTPLLNEVFMEFRTKEGHVFNLWEIEKGEVYEIIISQKGGLYRYCLKDLVIVTHFYKKTPCIDFYGRRDALSDLVGEKLHELDIRDAFKGTSAQFAIPDQRDSRYIIISEEILTQTELQRIEKRLRENYHYNNARELDQLKPLKSISIQNGEKKLSEYMENIRGIKKGDQKLGQLLYRESDGKLLAALSL, encoded by the coding sequence ATGATTAGATCTTTTCTAAGTTCACTCTTTCAATATCTCTATATATTACTCTTTAGTAGTAAGTACGAAAATTTTCTTAAGTCATTAAAAAATCCAAAAGAAACACAATTAAATACTCTAGAAGATATTCTTGAAATTTATAATCACTCTCCTATTTCTAAAGACTGTAAAGTTAAAACTCTAGAAGAGTTTAAAGCTCTTCCCATTAGAGATTATAACGAAATGGAAAGTGAGATTAAAAATAATCTTCTCTACCCAAGGCCATTTACAAAGTTTGAAAAGACTTCAGGTAGTTCAGGCAAGAATAAAATGATTCCCTATCCTGAGTCACTACTTAGAAGTTTTAGAAATTTATTTATCATATGGTCAATTGATATACTTAAGAATATAAAATTTAAGACTCTGGTGTTCTACTTCTCCATCTCTCCGCAGTTTAAAGAAAGTCCAGACGATGGGGCCATGAGTACAGATAGAGAGTATCTTGGAGCATTTCTAAGTACAATTGGTCACTCCTTCTTTATAGAAATTCCAAATCTAGAGAGAGTTAAAGACTCTTTAGAATTTAAAATGTTACTCTCCCTCCATCTCATATCAAATAGAAAACTAGAGATTATCTCTATATGGTCTCCAAGTTTTATGACAGAACTATGGTCATTTATTCTAGAGAATCAAGATGAGATCTCTCGCGCACTATCTAAAGGTAAGTACGAATCGTGGAGCTTTACTCCTATACAATTAAAAGAATTCTCTCCTAAAAGTTGCTTTCCAAGTCTTAAGTTTATTTCTACATGGGGAAGTCAAAATGCAATCTATCACTATGATAAATTGAAGACCATATTTAAAGATATTACCATTCAAAAGAAGGGCCTATTAGCGACAGAGGCCCCTATTACAATCCCAATTTTTGAAGCAAAGGGATTTACTCCCCTATTAAATGAAGTATTCATGGAGTTTAGAACAAAGGAAGGTCATGTCTTTAACCTTTGGGAGATTGAAAAAGGAGAAGTCTATGAAATCATCATCTCTCAAAAGGGTGGTCTTTACAGATACTGCTTGAAAGATCTCGTCATAGTCACTCACTTCTATAAGAAAACTCCCTGCATAGACTTTTATGGACGAAGAGATGCCCTAAGTGATCTTGTAGGTGAGAAACTTCATGAGCTAGATATAAGAGATGCCTTTAAAGGAACAAGCGCACAATTTGCAATCCCAGATCAAAGAGATTCTCGCTATATAATAATCAGCGAAGAAATACTCACACAAACGGAGTTACAAAGAATAGAAAAGAGGCTTAGAGAGAATTACCACTATAATAACGCTAGAGAACTAGATCAGCTAAAACCTCTAAAAAGTATTTCTATTCAAAACGGTGAGAAGAAACTAAGTGAGTATATGGAAAATATAAGAGGGATAAAAAAAGGTGATCAAAAGCTTGGACAACTCCTCTACCGTGAGAGCGACGGAAAGTTACTCGCCGCTCTTAGTTTGTGA